From the Tachyglossus aculeatus isolate mTacAcu1 chromosome 21, mTacAcu1.pri, whole genome shotgun sequence genome, one window contains:
- the EMID1 gene encoding EMI domain-containing protein 1 isoform X1, giving the protein MKGPGAGLGRWWAVLGLCALLTRDGASWTFAGPRFPSRRNWCSYMVTRTVSCHVQNGTFLQKVMHSCRWPMHCSGNSYRTVVRPTYKVMYKTVTSLEWKCCPGHVGTNCEEDAARTLDFSTASARRGPGPRSPVLQPSATSGCLNCSKVLELTERLNLLESKVAVLSLPGPPPRGPLKAKGMAAPVSAPLWGSLVVHKSPGEEGPKGRLGSPGPKGDTGEPGPSGAPGLKGSAGSPGLQGPPGRPGRDGAVGSPGERGPPGPQGPPGPPGPLKPPNSQSSEQGDSLLSNTFMEAGGRGLQGPVGPRGLPGPTGRPGTPGPEGVPGPAGRNGAIGPRGEKGDRGDGGPRGEPGSKGSAGPQGEPGPKGGRVTPTARGSEDFSREGFNLGNNDWALWPLAYKPSCSSSNSSNSSLPSGSSWPGGSPCWKPSSGQVRPPFLLEKLLPDHHEGNTVLLPFLPQSRSQARGPCPRASASPGESVEAQPLVGWARNLCLPGPRIPVTETASSPGVSGGGRRPGLLPETGAQLLHPTVRTLFYIREPGRDRLGLPGVRMPAGSAWPRRGPSPLDTRD; this is encoded by the exons AAACTGGTGCTCGTACATGGTGACACGGACGGTCTCCTGCCATGTCCAGAATGGCACTTTCCTGCAGAAAGTGATGCACAGCTGCCGCTGGCCCATGCACTGCTCAGGGAACAG CTACAGGACAGTGGTGAGACCCACCTACAAGGTGATGTACAAGACGGTGACCAGCCTGGAGTGGAAGTGCTGCCCAGGCCACGTGGGGACCAACTGTGAGGAAG ATGCAGCTCGCACCCTGGACTTCTCGACGGCCTCTGCCCGCCGGGGCCCCGGCCCTCGCAGTCCCGTGCTCCAGCCCAGCGCTACCTCAG GGTGTCTGAACTGCAGCAAGGTGCTGGAGCTGACGGAGCGACTGAATCTGCTGGAGTCTAAG gtGGCTGTGCTGTCATTGCCCGGTCCCCCACCCAGGGGACCCCTCAAAGCCAAGGGGATGGCAGCACCCGTCTCTGCCCCTCTTTGGGGGTCACTTGTTGTTCACAaaagccctggggaggaaggCCCCAAAG GGAGGCTGGGGTCCCCGGGCCCAAAAGGAGACACCGGGGAGCCGGGCCCATCTGGGGCCCCTGGGCTGAAGGGATCTGCTGGGTCTCCAG GGCTGCAGGGCCCTCCGGGACGTCCAGGTCGGGATGGTGCCGTGGGCTCTCCAGGAGAGAGGGGCCCCCCCGGGCCCCAAGGTCCACCCGGTCCCCCTGGCCCACTCAAGCCGCCCAACTCCCAGAGCTCCGAGCAGG gagacTCGCTGCTGTCCAACACCTTCATGGAAGCCGGAGGTCGGGGTCTCCAGGGCCCCGTGGGACCCAGGG GTCTTCCCGGACCAACGGGCCGCCCAGGCACCCCTGGGCCCGAG GGGGTTCCCGGCCCAGCTGGCAGGAATGGAGCCATCGGGCctcgaggagagaagggagacaggggAGACGGG GGACCCCGAGGAGAACCTGGCTCTAAGGGCTCAGCAGGACCACAG GGAGAACCAGGTCCCAAAG GGGGAAGGGTTACACCAACTGCGAGAGGCTCTGAAGATTTTAGCCGAGAGGGTTTTAATCTTGGAAACAATGATTGGGCTCTATG GCCATTAGCTTACAAACCCTCctgtagcagcagcaacagcagcaacagcagcctaCCCAGCGGGAGCTCCTGGCCAGGAGGGTCACCTTGTTGGAAGCCTTCATCTGGCCAG GTGCGCCCGCCTTTCTTGCTTGAGAAACTGCTCCCTGACCACCACGAAGGTAACActgtccttctccccttcctcccacagaGCCGGAGCCAGGCTCGGGGGCCGTGCCCCCGGGCATCGGCTTCCCCCGGGGAAAGCGTGGAAGCGCAGCCGCTCGTGGGTTGGGCTcgcaacctctgcctcccagggcccCGGATCCCAGTGACTGAGACCGCCTCCTCCCCTGGagtctcagggggagggaggaggccggggCTGCTCCCAGAAACTGGCGCACAATTGCTTCACCCAACTGTCCGGACCCTTTTCTACATCCGTGAGCCTGGAAGGGACCGTTTGGGCCTCCCTGGTGTCCGCATGCCAGCAGGGAGTGCCTGGCCTCGGCGTGGACCGTCACCACTGGATACAAGGGACTGA
- the EMID1 gene encoding EMI domain-containing protein 1 isoform X8, translating to MKGPGAGLGRWWAVLGLCALLTRDGASWTFAGPRFPSRRNWCSYMVTRTVSCHVQNGTFLQKVMHSCRWPMHCSGNSYRTVVRPTYKVMYKTVTSLEWKCCPGHVGTNCEEDAARTLDFSTASARRGPGPRSPVLQPSATSGCLNCSKVLELTERLNLLESKVAVLSLPGPPPRGPLKAKGMAAPVSAPLWGSLVVHKSPGEEGPKGRLGSPGPKGDTGEPGPSGAPGLKGSAGSPGLQGPPGRPGRDGAVGSPGERGPPGPQGPPGPPGPLKPPNSQSSEQGDSLLSNTFMEAGGRGLQGPVGPRGLPGPTGRPGTPGPEGVPGPAGRNGAIGPRGEKGDRGDGGPRGEPGSKGSAGPQGEPGPKGGRVTPTARGSEDFSREGFNLGNNDWAL from the exons AAACTGGTGCTCGTACATGGTGACACGGACGGTCTCCTGCCATGTCCAGAATGGCACTTTCCTGCAGAAAGTGATGCACAGCTGCCGCTGGCCCATGCACTGCTCAGGGAACAG CTACAGGACAGTGGTGAGACCCACCTACAAGGTGATGTACAAGACGGTGACCAGCCTGGAGTGGAAGTGCTGCCCAGGCCACGTGGGGACCAACTGTGAGGAAG ATGCAGCTCGCACCCTGGACTTCTCGACGGCCTCTGCCCGCCGGGGCCCCGGCCCTCGCAGTCCCGTGCTCCAGCCCAGCGCTACCTCAG GGTGTCTGAACTGCAGCAAGGTGCTGGAGCTGACGGAGCGACTGAATCTGCTGGAGTCTAAG gtGGCTGTGCTGTCATTGCCCGGTCCCCCACCCAGGGGACCCCTCAAAGCCAAGGGGATGGCAGCACCCGTCTCTGCCCCTCTTTGGGGGTCACTTGTTGTTCACAaaagccctggggaggaaggCCCCAAAG GGAGGCTGGGGTCCCCGGGCCCAAAAGGAGACACCGGGGAGCCGGGCCCATCTGGGGCCCCTGGGCTGAAGGGATCTGCTGGGTCTCCAG GGCTGCAGGGCCCTCCGGGACGTCCAGGTCGGGATGGTGCCGTGGGCTCTCCAGGAGAGAGGGGCCCCCCCGGGCCCCAAGGTCCACCCGGTCCCCCTGGCCCACTCAAGCCGCCCAACTCCCAGAGCTCCGAGCAGG gagacTCGCTGCTGTCCAACACCTTCATGGAAGCCGGAGGTCGGGGTCTCCAGGGCCCCGTGGGACCCAGGG GTCTTCCCGGACCAACGGGCCGCCCAGGCACCCCTGGGCCCGAG GGGGTTCCCGGCCCAGCTGGCAGGAATGGAGCCATCGGGCctcgaggagagaagggagacaggggAGACGGG GGACCCCGAGGAGAACCTGGCTCTAAGGGCTCAGCAGGACCACAG GGAGAACCAGGTCCCAAAG GGGGAAGGGTTACACCAACTGCGAGAGGCTCTGAAGATTTTAGCCGAGAGGGTTTTAATCTTGGAAACAATGATTGGGCTCTATG a
- the EMID1 gene encoding EMI domain-containing protein 1 isoform X5 yields the protein MKGPGAGLGRWWAVLGLCALLTRDGASWTFAGPRFPSRRNWCSYMVTRTVSCHVQNGTFLQKVMHSCRWPMHCSGNSYRTVVRPTYKVMYKTVTSLEWKCCPGHVGTNCEEDAARTLDFSTASARRGPGPRSPVLQPSATSGCLNCSKVLELTERLNLLESKVAVLSLPGPPPRGPLKAKGMAAPVSAPLWGSLVVHKSPGEEGPKGRLGSPGPKGDTGEPGPSGAPGLKGSAGSPGLQGPPGRPGRDGAVGSPGERGPPGPQGPPGPPGPLKPPNSQSSEQGDSLLSNTFMEAGGRGLQGPVGPRGLPGPTGRPGTPGPEGVPGPAGRNGAIGPRGEKGDRGDGGPRGEPGSKGSAGPQGEPGPKGGRVTPTARGSEDFSREGFNLGNNDWALWPLAYKPSCSSSNSSNSSLPSGSSWPGGSPCWKPSSGQEHRTSSFITI from the exons AAACTGGTGCTCGTACATGGTGACACGGACGGTCTCCTGCCATGTCCAGAATGGCACTTTCCTGCAGAAAGTGATGCACAGCTGCCGCTGGCCCATGCACTGCTCAGGGAACAG CTACAGGACAGTGGTGAGACCCACCTACAAGGTGATGTACAAGACGGTGACCAGCCTGGAGTGGAAGTGCTGCCCAGGCCACGTGGGGACCAACTGTGAGGAAG ATGCAGCTCGCACCCTGGACTTCTCGACGGCCTCTGCCCGCCGGGGCCCCGGCCCTCGCAGTCCCGTGCTCCAGCCCAGCGCTACCTCAG GGTGTCTGAACTGCAGCAAGGTGCTGGAGCTGACGGAGCGACTGAATCTGCTGGAGTCTAAG gtGGCTGTGCTGTCATTGCCCGGTCCCCCACCCAGGGGACCCCTCAAAGCCAAGGGGATGGCAGCACCCGTCTCTGCCCCTCTTTGGGGGTCACTTGTTGTTCACAaaagccctggggaggaaggCCCCAAAG GGAGGCTGGGGTCCCCGGGCCCAAAAGGAGACACCGGGGAGCCGGGCCCATCTGGGGCCCCTGGGCTGAAGGGATCTGCTGGGTCTCCAG GGCTGCAGGGCCCTCCGGGACGTCCAGGTCGGGATGGTGCCGTGGGCTCTCCAGGAGAGAGGGGCCCCCCCGGGCCCCAAGGTCCACCCGGTCCCCCTGGCCCACTCAAGCCGCCCAACTCCCAGAGCTCCGAGCAGG gagacTCGCTGCTGTCCAACACCTTCATGGAAGCCGGAGGTCGGGGTCTCCAGGGCCCCGTGGGACCCAGGG GTCTTCCCGGACCAACGGGCCGCCCAGGCACCCCTGGGCCCGAG GGGGTTCCCGGCCCAGCTGGCAGGAATGGAGCCATCGGGCctcgaggagagaagggagacaggggAGACGGG GGACCCCGAGGAGAACCTGGCTCTAAGGGCTCAGCAGGACCACAG GGAGAACCAGGTCCCAAAG GGGGAAGGGTTACACCAACTGCGAGAGGCTCTGAAGATTTTAGCCGAGAGGGTTTTAATCTTGGAAACAATGATTGGGCTCTATG GCCATTAGCTTACAAACCCTCctgtagcagcagcaacagcagcaacagcagcctaCCCAGCGGGAGCTCCTGGCCAGGAGGGTCACCTTGTTGGAAGCCTTCATCTGGCCAG GAGCACCGCACTTCCTCTTTTATTACCATATGA
- the EMID1 gene encoding EMI domain-containing protein 1 isoform X7, with amino-acid sequence MKGPGAGLGRWWAVLGLCALLTRDGASWTFAGPRFPSRRNWCSYMVTRTVSCHVQNGTFLQKVMHSCRWPMHCSGNSYRTVVRPTYKVMYKTVTSLEWKCCPGHVGTNCEEDAARTLDFSTASARRGPGPRSPVLQPSATSGCLNCSKVLELTERLNLLESKVAVLSLPGPPPRGPLKAKGMAAPVSAPLWGSLVVHKSPGEEGPKGRLGSPGPKGDTGEPGPSGAPGLKGSAGSPGLQGPPGRPGRDGAVGSPGERGPPGPQGPPGPPGPLKPPNSQSSEQGDSLLSNTFMEAGGRGLQGPVGPRGLPGPTGRPGTPGPEGVPGPAGRNGAIGPRGEKGDRGDGGPRGEPGSKGSAGPQGEPGPKGDPGEKGHWGEGLHQLREALKILAERVLILETMIGLYGH; translated from the exons AAACTGGTGCTCGTACATGGTGACACGGACGGTCTCCTGCCATGTCCAGAATGGCACTTTCCTGCAGAAAGTGATGCACAGCTGCCGCTGGCCCATGCACTGCTCAGGGAACAG CTACAGGACAGTGGTGAGACCCACCTACAAGGTGATGTACAAGACGGTGACCAGCCTGGAGTGGAAGTGCTGCCCAGGCCACGTGGGGACCAACTGTGAGGAAG ATGCAGCTCGCACCCTGGACTTCTCGACGGCCTCTGCCCGCCGGGGCCCCGGCCCTCGCAGTCCCGTGCTCCAGCCCAGCGCTACCTCAG GGTGTCTGAACTGCAGCAAGGTGCTGGAGCTGACGGAGCGACTGAATCTGCTGGAGTCTAAG gtGGCTGTGCTGTCATTGCCCGGTCCCCCACCCAGGGGACCCCTCAAAGCCAAGGGGATGGCAGCACCCGTCTCTGCCCCTCTTTGGGGGTCACTTGTTGTTCACAaaagccctggggaggaaggCCCCAAAG GGAGGCTGGGGTCCCCGGGCCCAAAAGGAGACACCGGGGAGCCGGGCCCATCTGGGGCCCCTGGGCTGAAGGGATCTGCTGGGTCTCCAG GGCTGCAGGGCCCTCCGGGACGTCCAGGTCGGGATGGTGCCGTGGGCTCTCCAGGAGAGAGGGGCCCCCCCGGGCCCCAAGGTCCACCCGGTCCCCCTGGCCCACTCAAGCCGCCCAACTCCCAGAGCTCCGAGCAGG gagacTCGCTGCTGTCCAACACCTTCATGGAAGCCGGAGGTCGGGGTCTCCAGGGCCCCGTGGGACCCAGGG GTCTTCCCGGACCAACGGGCCGCCCAGGCACCCCTGGGCCCGAG GGGGTTCCCGGCCCAGCTGGCAGGAATGGAGCCATCGGGCctcgaggagagaagggagacaggggAGACGGG GGACCCCGAGGAGAACCTGGCTCTAAGGGCTCAGCAGGACCACAG GGAGAACCAGGTCCCAAAGGTGATCCCGGGGAGAAGGGGCACTGG GGGGAAGGGTTACACCAACTGCGAGAGGCTCTGAAGATTTTAGCCGAGAGGGTTTTAATCTTGGAAACAATGATTGGGCTCTATG GCCATTAG
- the EMID1 gene encoding EMI domain-containing protein 1 isoform X4 — MKGPGAGLGRWWAVLGLCALLTRDGASWTFAGPRFPSRRNWCSYMVTRTVSCHVQNGTFLQKVMHSCRWPMHCSGNSYRTVVRPTYKVMYKTVTSLEWKCCPGHVGTNCEEDAARTLDFSTASARRGPGPRSPVLQPSATSGCLNCSKVLELTERLNLLESKVAVLSLPGPPPRGPLKAKGMAAPVSAPLWGSLVVHKSPGEEGPKGRLGSPGPKGDTGEPGPSGAPGLKGSAGSPGLQGPPGRPGRDGAVGSPGERGPPGPQGPPGPPGPLKPPNSQSSEQGDSLLSNTFMEAGGRGLQGPVGPRGLPGPTGRPGTPGPEGVPGPAGRNGAIGPRGEKGDRGDGGPRGEPGSKGSAGPQGEPGPKGDPGEKGHWGEGLHQLREALKILAERVLILETMIGLYEPEPGSGAVPPGIGFPRGKRGSAAARGLGSQPLPPRAPDPSD; from the exons AAACTGGTGCTCGTACATGGTGACACGGACGGTCTCCTGCCATGTCCAGAATGGCACTTTCCTGCAGAAAGTGATGCACAGCTGCCGCTGGCCCATGCACTGCTCAGGGAACAG CTACAGGACAGTGGTGAGACCCACCTACAAGGTGATGTACAAGACGGTGACCAGCCTGGAGTGGAAGTGCTGCCCAGGCCACGTGGGGACCAACTGTGAGGAAG ATGCAGCTCGCACCCTGGACTTCTCGACGGCCTCTGCCCGCCGGGGCCCCGGCCCTCGCAGTCCCGTGCTCCAGCCCAGCGCTACCTCAG GGTGTCTGAACTGCAGCAAGGTGCTGGAGCTGACGGAGCGACTGAATCTGCTGGAGTCTAAG gtGGCTGTGCTGTCATTGCCCGGTCCCCCACCCAGGGGACCCCTCAAAGCCAAGGGGATGGCAGCACCCGTCTCTGCCCCTCTTTGGGGGTCACTTGTTGTTCACAaaagccctggggaggaaggCCCCAAAG GGAGGCTGGGGTCCCCGGGCCCAAAAGGAGACACCGGGGAGCCGGGCCCATCTGGGGCCCCTGGGCTGAAGGGATCTGCTGGGTCTCCAG GGCTGCAGGGCCCTCCGGGACGTCCAGGTCGGGATGGTGCCGTGGGCTCTCCAGGAGAGAGGGGCCCCCCCGGGCCCCAAGGTCCACCCGGTCCCCCTGGCCCACTCAAGCCGCCCAACTCCCAGAGCTCCGAGCAGG gagacTCGCTGCTGTCCAACACCTTCATGGAAGCCGGAGGTCGGGGTCTCCAGGGCCCCGTGGGACCCAGGG GTCTTCCCGGACCAACGGGCCGCCCAGGCACCCCTGGGCCCGAG GGGGTTCCCGGCCCAGCTGGCAGGAATGGAGCCATCGGGCctcgaggagagaagggagacaggggAGACGGG GGACCCCGAGGAGAACCTGGCTCTAAGGGCTCAGCAGGACCACAG GGAGAACCAGGTCCCAAAGGTGATCCCGGGGAGAAGGGGCACTGG GGGGAAGGGTTACACCAACTGCGAGAGGCTCTGAAGATTTTAGCCGAGAGGGTTTTAATCTTGGAAACAATGATTGGGCTCTATG aGCCGGAGCCAGGCTCGGGGGCCGTGCCCCCGGGCATCGGCTTCCCCCGGGGAAAGCGTGGAAGCGCAGCCGCTCGTGGGTTGGGCTcgcaacctctgcctcccagggcccCGGATCCCAGTGACTGA
- the EMID1 gene encoding EMI domain-containing protein 1 isoform X2, whose translation MKGPGAGLGRWWAVLGLCALLTRDGASWTFAGPRFPSRRNWCSYMVTRTVSCHVQNGTFLQKVMHSCRWPMHCSGNSYRTVVRPTYKVMYKTVTSLEWKCCPGHVGTNCEEDAARTLDFSTASARRGPGPRSPVLQPSATSGCLNCSKVLELTERLNLLESKVAVLSLPGPPPRGPLKAKGMAAPVSAPLWGSLVVHKSPGEEGPKGRLGSPGPKGDTGEPGPSGAPGLKGSAGSPGLQGPPGRPGRDGAVGSPGERGPPGPQGPPGPPGPLKPPNSQSSEQGDSLLSNTFMEAGGRGLQGPVGPRGLPGPTGRPGTPGPEGVPGPAGRNGAIGPRGEKGDRGDGGPRGEPGSKGSAGPQGEPGPKGGRVTPTARGSEDFSREGFNLGNNDWALWPLAYKPSCSSSNSSNSSLPSGSSWPGGSPCWKPSSGQSRSQARGPCPRASASPGESVEAQPLVGWARNLCLPGPRIPVTETASSPGVSGGGRRPGLLPETGAQLLHPTVRTLFYIREPGRDRLGLPGVRMPAGSAWPRRGPSPLDTRD comes from the exons AAACTGGTGCTCGTACATGGTGACACGGACGGTCTCCTGCCATGTCCAGAATGGCACTTTCCTGCAGAAAGTGATGCACAGCTGCCGCTGGCCCATGCACTGCTCAGGGAACAG CTACAGGACAGTGGTGAGACCCACCTACAAGGTGATGTACAAGACGGTGACCAGCCTGGAGTGGAAGTGCTGCCCAGGCCACGTGGGGACCAACTGTGAGGAAG ATGCAGCTCGCACCCTGGACTTCTCGACGGCCTCTGCCCGCCGGGGCCCCGGCCCTCGCAGTCCCGTGCTCCAGCCCAGCGCTACCTCAG GGTGTCTGAACTGCAGCAAGGTGCTGGAGCTGACGGAGCGACTGAATCTGCTGGAGTCTAAG gtGGCTGTGCTGTCATTGCCCGGTCCCCCACCCAGGGGACCCCTCAAAGCCAAGGGGATGGCAGCACCCGTCTCTGCCCCTCTTTGGGGGTCACTTGTTGTTCACAaaagccctggggaggaaggCCCCAAAG GGAGGCTGGGGTCCCCGGGCCCAAAAGGAGACACCGGGGAGCCGGGCCCATCTGGGGCCCCTGGGCTGAAGGGATCTGCTGGGTCTCCAG GGCTGCAGGGCCCTCCGGGACGTCCAGGTCGGGATGGTGCCGTGGGCTCTCCAGGAGAGAGGGGCCCCCCCGGGCCCCAAGGTCCACCCGGTCCCCCTGGCCCACTCAAGCCGCCCAACTCCCAGAGCTCCGAGCAGG gagacTCGCTGCTGTCCAACACCTTCATGGAAGCCGGAGGTCGGGGTCTCCAGGGCCCCGTGGGACCCAGGG GTCTTCCCGGACCAACGGGCCGCCCAGGCACCCCTGGGCCCGAG GGGGTTCCCGGCCCAGCTGGCAGGAATGGAGCCATCGGGCctcgaggagagaagggagacaggggAGACGGG GGACCCCGAGGAGAACCTGGCTCTAAGGGCTCAGCAGGACCACAG GGAGAACCAGGTCCCAAAG GGGGAAGGGTTACACCAACTGCGAGAGGCTCTGAAGATTTTAGCCGAGAGGGTTTTAATCTTGGAAACAATGATTGGGCTCTATG GCCATTAGCTTACAAACCCTCctgtagcagcagcaacagcagcaacagcagcctaCCCAGCGGGAGCTCCTGGCCAGGAGGGTCACCTTGTTGGAAGCCTTCATCTGGCCAG aGCCGGAGCCAGGCTCGGGGGCCGTGCCCCCGGGCATCGGCTTCCCCCGGGGAAAGCGTGGAAGCGCAGCCGCTCGTGGGTTGGGCTcgcaacctctgcctcccagggcccCGGATCCCAGTGACTGAGACCGCCTCCTCCCCTGGagtctcagggggagggaggaggccggggCTGCTCCCAGAAACTGGCGCACAATTGCTTCACCCAACTGTCCGGACCCTTTTCTACATCCGTGAGCCTGGAAGGGACCGTTTGGGCCTCCCTGGTGTCCGCATGCCAGCAGGGAGTGCCTGGCCTCGGCGTGGACCGTCACCACTGGATACAAGGGACTGA
- the EMID1 gene encoding EMI domain-containing protein 1 isoform X6, whose amino-acid sequence MKGPGAGLGRWWAVLGLCALLTRDGASWTFAGPRFPSRRNWCSYMVTRTVSCHVQNGTFLQKVMHSCRWPMHCSGNSYRTVVRPTYKVMYKTVTSLEWKCCPGHVGTNCEEDAARTLDFSTASARRGPGPRSPVLQPSATSGCLNCSKVLELTERLNLLESKVAVLSLPGPPPRGPLKAKGMAAPVSAPLWGSLVVHKSPGEEGPKGRLGSPGPKGDTGEPGPSGAPGLKGSAGSPGLQGPPGRPGRDGAVGSPGERGPPGPQGPPGPPGPLKPPNSQSSEQGDSLLSNTFMEAGGRGLQGPVGPRGLPGPTGRPGTPGPEGVPGPAGRNGAIGPRGEKGDRGDGGPRGEPGSKGSAGPQGEPGPKGDPGEKGHWGEGLHQLREALKILAERVLILETMIGLYGAPAFLA is encoded by the exons AAACTGGTGCTCGTACATGGTGACACGGACGGTCTCCTGCCATGTCCAGAATGGCACTTTCCTGCAGAAAGTGATGCACAGCTGCCGCTGGCCCATGCACTGCTCAGGGAACAG CTACAGGACAGTGGTGAGACCCACCTACAAGGTGATGTACAAGACGGTGACCAGCCTGGAGTGGAAGTGCTGCCCAGGCCACGTGGGGACCAACTGTGAGGAAG ATGCAGCTCGCACCCTGGACTTCTCGACGGCCTCTGCCCGCCGGGGCCCCGGCCCTCGCAGTCCCGTGCTCCAGCCCAGCGCTACCTCAG GGTGTCTGAACTGCAGCAAGGTGCTGGAGCTGACGGAGCGACTGAATCTGCTGGAGTCTAAG gtGGCTGTGCTGTCATTGCCCGGTCCCCCACCCAGGGGACCCCTCAAAGCCAAGGGGATGGCAGCACCCGTCTCTGCCCCTCTTTGGGGGTCACTTGTTGTTCACAaaagccctggggaggaaggCCCCAAAG GGAGGCTGGGGTCCCCGGGCCCAAAAGGAGACACCGGGGAGCCGGGCCCATCTGGGGCCCCTGGGCTGAAGGGATCTGCTGGGTCTCCAG GGCTGCAGGGCCCTCCGGGACGTCCAGGTCGGGATGGTGCCGTGGGCTCTCCAGGAGAGAGGGGCCCCCCCGGGCCCCAAGGTCCACCCGGTCCCCCTGGCCCACTCAAGCCGCCCAACTCCCAGAGCTCCGAGCAGG gagacTCGCTGCTGTCCAACACCTTCATGGAAGCCGGAGGTCGGGGTCTCCAGGGCCCCGTGGGACCCAGGG GTCTTCCCGGACCAACGGGCCGCCCAGGCACCCCTGGGCCCGAG GGGGTTCCCGGCCCAGCTGGCAGGAATGGAGCCATCGGGCctcgaggagagaagggagacaggggAGACGGG GGACCCCGAGGAGAACCTGGCTCTAAGGGCTCAGCAGGACCACAG GGAGAACCAGGTCCCAAAGGTGATCCCGGGGAGAAGGGGCACTGG GGGGAAGGGTTACACCAACTGCGAGAGGCTCTGAAGATTTTAGCCGAGAGGGTTTTAATCTTGGAAACAATGATTGGGCTCTATG GTGCGCCCGCCTTTCTTGCTTGA
- the EMID1 gene encoding EMI domain-containing protein 1 isoform X3 translates to MKGPGAGLGRWWAVLGLCALLTRDGASWTFAGPRFPSRRNWCSYMVTRTVSCHVQNGTFLQKVMHSCRWPMHCSGNSYRTVVRPTYKVMYKTVTSLEWKCCPGHVGTNCEEDAARTLDFSTASARRGPGPRSPVLQPSATSGCLNCSKVLELTERLNLLESKVAVLSLPGPPPRGPLKAKGMAAPVSAPLWGSLVVHKSPGEEGPKGRLGSPGPKGDTGEPGPSGAPGLKGSAGSPGLQGPPGRPGRDGAVGSPGERGPPGPQGPPGPPGPLKPPNSQSSEQGDSLLSNTFMEAGGRGLQGPVGPRGLPGPTGRPGTPGPEGVPGPAGRNGAIGPRGEKGDRGDGGPRGEPGSKGSAGPQGEPGPKGGRVTPTARGSEDFSREGFNLGNNDWALWCARLSCLRNCSLTTTKVTLSFSPSSHRAGARLGGRAPGHRLPPGKAWKRSRSWVGLATSASQGPGSQ, encoded by the exons AAACTGGTGCTCGTACATGGTGACACGGACGGTCTCCTGCCATGTCCAGAATGGCACTTTCCTGCAGAAAGTGATGCACAGCTGCCGCTGGCCCATGCACTGCTCAGGGAACAG CTACAGGACAGTGGTGAGACCCACCTACAAGGTGATGTACAAGACGGTGACCAGCCTGGAGTGGAAGTGCTGCCCAGGCCACGTGGGGACCAACTGTGAGGAAG ATGCAGCTCGCACCCTGGACTTCTCGACGGCCTCTGCCCGCCGGGGCCCCGGCCCTCGCAGTCCCGTGCTCCAGCCCAGCGCTACCTCAG GGTGTCTGAACTGCAGCAAGGTGCTGGAGCTGACGGAGCGACTGAATCTGCTGGAGTCTAAG gtGGCTGTGCTGTCATTGCCCGGTCCCCCACCCAGGGGACCCCTCAAAGCCAAGGGGATGGCAGCACCCGTCTCTGCCCCTCTTTGGGGGTCACTTGTTGTTCACAaaagccctggggaggaaggCCCCAAAG GGAGGCTGGGGTCCCCGGGCCCAAAAGGAGACACCGGGGAGCCGGGCCCATCTGGGGCCCCTGGGCTGAAGGGATCTGCTGGGTCTCCAG GGCTGCAGGGCCCTCCGGGACGTCCAGGTCGGGATGGTGCCGTGGGCTCTCCAGGAGAGAGGGGCCCCCCCGGGCCCCAAGGTCCACCCGGTCCCCCTGGCCCACTCAAGCCGCCCAACTCCCAGAGCTCCGAGCAGG gagacTCGCTGCTGTCCAACACCTTCATGGAAGCCGGAGGTCGGGGTCTCCAGGGCCCCGTGGGACCCAGGG GTCTTCCCGGACCAACGGGCCGCCCAGGCACCCCTGGGCCCGAG GGGGTTCCCGGCCCAGCTGGCAGGAATGGAGCCATCGGGCctcgaggagagaagggagacaggggAGACGGG GGACCCCGAGGAGAACCTGGCTCTAAGGGCTCAGCAGGACCACAG GGAGAACCAGGTCCCAAAG GGGGAAGGGTTACACCAACTGCGAGAGGCTCTGAAGATTTTAGCCGAGAGGGTTTTAATCTTGGAAACAATGATTGGGCTCTATG GTGCGCCCGCCTTTCTTGCTTGAGAAACTGCTCCCTGACCACCACGAAGGTAACActgtccttctccccttcctcccacagaGCCGGAGCCAGGCTCGGGGGCCGTGCCCCCGGGCATCGGCTTCCCCCGGGGAAAGCGTGGAAGCGCAGCCGCTCGTGGGTTGGGCTcgcaacctctgcctcccagggcccCGGATCCCAGTGA